One stretch of Candidatus Methylomirabilis sp. DNA includes these proteins:
- a CDS encoding HAD family hydrolase, with amino-acid sequence MPLRAAFFDVGNTLVHLRFDRMAAAFAAEGLDRRVEAIRAAEHRARVRLDPIVAGQGTTEGVDVMQAYLRLILEELGVLWDGRGPRLVERLRALGREEPLWGEPDPDARVVLHELRSRGLSVGVISNSDGTAARSLRGAGLLDAVDFVLDSHLVGVEKPDPQIFRLALTRAGVAAAEAAFVGDLYSIDVLGARRAGMTGILLDPVGAWGERDCPRARDLLEVRDFMLARAAP; translated from the coding sequence ATGCCGCTACGCGCCGCCTTCTTTGATGTCGGGAACACGCTGGTTCACCTGCGCTTCGACCGGATGGCGGCGGCCTTCGCCGCCGAGGGGCTCGACCGTCGCGTCGAGGCCATCCGGGCCGCCGAGCATCGCGCGCGGGTGCGGCTCGACCCCATCGTGGCCGGTCAGGGGACGACGGAGGGGGTGGATGTCATGCAGGCCTACCTCCGCCTCATCCTGGAGGAGCTCGGTGTCCTGTGGGACGGGCGGGGGCCCCGTCTCGTGGAGCGGCTCCGGGCCCTCGGCCGGGAGGAGCCGCTCTGGGGGGAGCCCGACCCGGATGCCCGGGTCGTCCTCCACGAGCTCCGCAGCCGCGGCCTGTCCGTGGGCGTCATTTCCAACTCGGACGGCACGGCGGCGCGGAGCCTGCGGGGCGCGGGCCTGCTCGATGCCGTGGACTTCGTTCTGGACTCGCACCTGGTCGGGGTCGAGAAGCCGGACCCTCAGATCTTCCGCCTCGCCCTGACCCGGGCTGGCGTGGCGGCCGCCGAGGCGGCCTTCGTGGGCGATCTGTATTCCATCGACGTCCTCGGAGCCCGCCGGGCCGGGATGACCGGTATTCTCCTAGATCCCGTCGGGGCGTGGGGGGAGCGGGACTGCCCGCGGGCCCGTGACCTCCTGGAGGTCCGTGACTTCATGCTGGCCCGGGCGGCTCCGTGA